The following coding sequences are from one Manis pentadactyla isolate mManPen7 chromosome 13, mManPen7.hap1, whole genome shotgun sequence window:
- the ARL14EPL gene encoding ARL14 effector protein-like isoform X2, with amino-acid sequence MNEQPAKNNSAQEGHTDQSSPEKNHQITQKQLQQIERQLKYLAFQNPGPQVADFNPEIRQQRKRARRSMMNECFSVKYNVLKKYDESGKLIFNDVDLCDCLEKNCLGCFYPCPKCNSNKCGPECRCSRQWVYDAIVTESGEVISTLPFDVPD; translated from the exons ATGAATGAACAACCAGCAAAAAACAATTCTGCTCAAGAGGGACACACAGATCAAAGTTCTCCTGAGAAGAACCATCAAATCACACAGAAGCAACTG CAACAGATAGAGCGGCAGTTAAAGTACTTGGCCTTTCAAAACCCTGGACCACAGGTGGCAGACTTTAATCCTGAAATAaggcagcagagaaagagagctcgGAGGTCAATGATGAATGAGTGTTTTTCTGTAAAATACAA TGTTTTGAAGAAGTATGACGAAAGTGGCAAGCTCATCTTTAACGATGTTGATCTGTGTGACTGTCTGGAGAAGAACTGCCTGGGCTGCTTCTACCCCTGCCCCAAGTGCAACTCCAACAAATGCGGTCCCGAGTGCCGCTGCAGCCGGCAGTGGGTCTACGATGCCATAGTCACCGAGTCCGGAGAGGTCATCAGCACACTGCCTTTCGATGTTCCTGACTAG
- the ARL14EPL gene encoding ARL14 effector protein-like isoform X1, which produces MNEQPAKNNSAQEGHTDQSSPEKNHQITQKQLVWHMDRQLKYLAFQNPGPQVADFNPEIRQQRKRARRSMMNECFSVKYNVLKKYDESGKLIFNDVDLCDCLEKNCLGCFYPCPKCNSNKCGPECRCSRQWVYDAIVTESGEVISTLPFDVPD; this is translated from the exons ATGAATGAACAACCAGCAAAAAACAATTCTGCTCAAGAGGGACACACAGATCAAAGTTCTCCTGAGAAGAACCATCAAATCACACAGAAGCAACTGGTATGGCATATGGAT CGGCAGTTAAAGTACTTGGCCTTTCAAAACCCTGGACCACAGGTGGCAGACTTTAATCCTGAAATAaggcagcagagaaagagagctcgGAGGTCAATGATGAATGAGTGTTTTTCTGTAAAATACAA TGTTTTGAAGAAGTATGACGAAAGTGGCAAGCTCATCTTTAACGATGTTGATCTGTGTGACTGTCTGGAGAAGAACTGCCTGGGCTGCTTCTACCCCTGCCCCAAGTGCAACTCCAACAAATGCGGTCCCGAGTGCCGCTGCAGCCGGCAGTGGGTCTACGATGCCATAGTCACCGAGTCCGGAGAGGTCATCAGCACACTGCCTTTCGATGTTCCTGACTAG